In Candidatus Cloacimonadota bacterium, a single window of DNA contains:
- a CDS encoding FAD-dependent oxidoreductase: MRQFRIEEHPILDVPSLDLVSFYFNKEKLKARKGEMISSALIANGINVFGHHHKDGSAQGIFCANGQCAKCMVIANGVAVKSCMTPVSENMVVQSAEGLPQLTEEVEPIEFKPIEEISCEVLIIGGGPAGLSAATELGKHNIDTLLIDDKNALGGKLVLQTHKFFGSEEDSRAGTRGHNIGQILAERVSSLPSVKTWVNSTALFVFSDKKVGIIKDGTYKLVNPQRILNAAGAREKFLRFPGNKLARIYGAGAFQTLVNRDLVRPTQRLFIVGGGNVGLIAGYHALQAGIEVVGLAEALPMCGGYKVHADKLRRFGVPIFTSHSILCANGEETVESITITQVDSHFKAIEGSEKTFACDTILIAVGLDSLSEFTIEAKQAGIPVDSAGDALEIAEASSAMFNGRIAGLRIAKAIKGDSIEDIPQSWYTKAEVLKAHPGQIKDYQQITQDSGVMPIIHCLQEIPCNPCTTVCPTNSIQTEDGSLLAVPRYTGSCIGCGKCLLICPGLAITLVDYRKDPQYPIVTIPYEIMNKSIEVGDKRMLTDIDANELGYFEIVSINEFKQQHTCLVRFQVPANIARKIAGFRVQDSAVSEALPQAIIPDRMANDAMICLCERVTVADVRALIRKGITDLNQIKAITRAGMGPCGAKTCEVLIKSLLREEGIAISEIVPNTKRPIFVEVPLGTFPSGGKK, from the coding sequence ATGAGGCAATTCCGTATTGAGGAGCATCCAATATTGGATGTGCCTAGCCTGGACCTGGTAAGCTTCTATTTTAACAAAGAGAAACTAAAGGCCCGAAAAGGGGAGATGATATCTTCTGCATTAATAGCAAATGGCATTAATGTGTTTGGTCACCATCACAAAGATGGTAGTGCGCAAGGGATATTTTGTGCCAACGGGCAATGCGCAAAATGTATGGTTATCGCCAACGGTGTAGCCGTGAAATCCTGCATGACGCCAGTATCTGAGAACATGGTTGTTCAAAGTGCCGAAGGCTTACCACAATTAACTGAAGAAGTAGAACCGATAGAGTTTAAGCCAATCGAAGAAATATCTTGTGAAGTTCTAATAATTGGTGGTGGTCCGGCAGGTCTTTCAGCGGCAACTGAACTTGGCAAACACAATATTGATACTTTACTGATAGACGATAAAAATGCCCTAGGAGGAAAACTTGTTCTGCAAACACATAAGTTTTTTGGTTCAGAAGAGGATAGCAGAGCGGGTACCAGAGGGCATAATATTGGGCAGATTCTAGCAGAAAGGGTTAGCAGCTTGCCAAGCGTAAAAACATGGGTAAACAGCACCGCCTTGTTTGTATTTAGTGATAAAAAAGTAGGTATAATTAAGGATGGGACATACAAATTGGTCAATCCCCAGAGAATTCTTAATGCTGCCGGTGCACGTGAGAAATTTTTACGATTTCCCGGAAATAAGCTAGCGCGCATCTATGGAGCGGGAGCTTTTCAGACCTTGGTGAACAGAGATCTTGTGCGCCCAACTCAGAGATTATTTATTGTAGGGGGAGGAAATGTAGGGCTTATAGCAGGGTATCATGCCTTGCAAGCAGGTATAGAGGTAGTAGGCTTAGCTGAGGCTTTGCCTATGTGTGGAGGTTATAAGGTTCATGCTGACAAACTGCGAAGATTTGGTGTGCCGATTTTCACTTCACATTCAATCTTGTGTGCAAATGGCGAAGAGACAGTGGAAAGCATAACTATTACCCAAGTTGATTCGCATTTTAAGGCAATTGAAGGTAGCGAGAAGACCTTTGCTTGCGATACAATACTAATTGCTGTTGGCTTAGATTCTCTTTCGGAATTCACGATAGAAGCTAAACAGGCGGGTATTCCTGTAGATTCTGCTGGAGATGCTCTGGAAATAGCAGAAGCGAGCTCAGCAATGTTTAATGGTAGAATTGCAGGTTTGAGAATAGCTAAAGCAATTAAGGGAGATTCGATTGAAGATATTCCTCAAAGCTGGTATACTAAGGCTGAAGTGCTCAAGGCTCATCCAGGTCAAATTAAAGATTATCAGCAAATAACACAAGATAGTGGAGTAATGCCAATCATCCATTGTTTACAGGAAATTCCCTGCAATCCTTGTACTACCGTGTGCCCCACCAATTCTATTCAAACAGAAGATGGAAGTCTTTTGGCTGTACCCCGCTACACGGGATCTTGCATTGGTTGCGGAAAATGTCTGTTGATATGTCCGGGTTTAGCCATTACCTTAGTCGATTACCGCAAAGACCCTCAATACCCTATTGTGACAATTCCTTATGAGATAATGAATAAATCTATTGAGGTAGGAGACAAGAGGATGCTCACCGATATAGACGCAAATGAATTGGGATATTTTGAAATTGTATCGATAAATGAATTTAAACAACAACACACTTGCCTTGTTCGTTTCCAAGTTCCGGCTAATATTGCCCGCAAGATTGCCGGATTTAGGGTTCAGGATTCTGCCGTAAGTGAAGCGTTGCCCCAAGCGATAATTCCAGATAGAATGGCAAATGACGCTATGATTTGCCTTTGTGAGCGCGTTACAGTTGCAGATGTTAGAGCGCTTATCAGAAAGGGAATTACCGATCTAAATCAGATTAAAGCAATTACCAGAGCGGGCATGGGACCATGTGGAGCAAAAACCTGTGAAGTATTAATCAAATCTCTACTAAGAGAAGAAGGAATT